Proteins from one Nicotiana tabacum cultivar K326 chromosome 23, ASM71507v2, whole genome shotgun sequence genomic window:
- the LOC142177169 gene encoding uncharacterized protein LOC142177169, with protein sequence MGKTSLSLVYGVEALIPMEVGEPTLRFSRTDEEANNEALLVKLELLDECRDLTHMTMVAQKQRMERYYNRRANLRYFKVGYLVLRKMTQNTREINAGKLGPTWEGPYRVSAITDKGSYELENKDGVKLPSNWNVNHLKSYYC encoded by the coding sequence ATGGGTAAGACATCTTTATCTCTTGTATACGGTGTAGAAGCTCTAATCCCGATGGAAGTAGGAGAACCAACCTTACGGTTCTCTCGAACAGATGAAGAAGCAAATAATGAGGCATTGCTGGTAAAGCTAGAACTGCTCGATGAATGTAGGGACTTGACACACATGACGATGGTGGCTCAGAAGCAAAGGATGGAAAGATACTATAACCGGAGAGCCAATCTCCGCTACTTTAAAGTAGGATACTTGGTTTTGAGGAAAATGACTCAGAACACTCGGGAAATCAATGCTGGGAAGCTGGGTCCgacatgggaaggcccctaccgagTTTCAGCTATCACCGATAAGggatcatacgagttggagaataAAGATGGAGTCAAATTGCCTAGCAATTGGAATGTGAATCACCTCAAAAGTTATTATTGCTGA